In one Polynucleobacter sp. JS-JIR-5-A7 genomic region, the following are encoded:
- a CDS encoding accessory factor UbiK family protein translates to MQKPGEILEQIQRIANDMQNKVGDAIRNSPIQEIEKNVRAMMNQGFQKMDLVTREEFELQSKVLTKTREKLEALEAKVAALEKN, encoded by the coding sequence ATGCAAAAACCCGGTGAAATCCTCGAGCAAATCCAACGCATTGCTAACGATATGCAAAATAAAGTGGGTGATGCCATTCGTAATTCACCAATTCAAGAAATTGAAAAAAATGTGCGTGCAATGATGAATCAAGGTTTTCAGAAAATGGATCTCGTGACTCGTGAAGAATTCGAGTTACAAAGCAAAGTACTTACAAAGACCAGGGAAAAACTAGAAGCGCTTGAAGCAAAAGTTGCCGCACTAGAAAAAAATTAA
- a CDS encoding TorF family putative porin, with translation MKTLHKTAISAVAAGLLSGLAYTPAFAADEPEASPITANVTVTNNYIYRGITQSNGKPAIQGGFDYAHESGFYIGNWNSSISWVSDSYNTSGGVRTSAPIEMDFYGGFKKEFIGEGFASDIGVLQYYYPTSGIQATTSYVNPNTTEIYAAQNFTFGPLTGFAKVSYAVTTLFGNANSTGSYYPDLTLNYDTGFWGITANGHVGYQFVAGNQQKTGSSFGPNAISVDGVSNNNLYTYTDWKLGLTKDFGGGLSGAIAYTGTNAKTYQGNYAWYSPQGKNNGRSAGLISLTKTF, from the coding sequence ATGAAAACTTTACATAAGACTGCAATCTCTGCGGTCGCAGCAGGCTTGTTAAGCGGCTTGGCATATACACCAGCTTTTGCAGCTGATGAGCCAGAAGCTAGCCCGATTACTGCAAACGTAACAGTAACTAATAATTATATCTATCGAGGCATCACCCAATCAAATGGCAAGCCTGCGATTCAGGGTGGTTTTGATTACGCTCATGAGAGCGGTTTCTACATTGGAAACTGGAACAGCTCTATCAGTTGGGTTAGCGATAGCTACAATACTTCTGGTGGCGTAAGAACATCCGCACCTATCGAGATGGATTTTTACGGTGGCTTTAAAAAGGAATTTATTGGAGAAGGTTTTGCCTCTGATATTGGTGTTCTTCAGTACTACTACCCTACTAGCGGCATCCAAGCAACAACTTCATATGTAAATCCAAATACAACAGAGATTTATGCTGCGCAAAATTTCACCTTTGGCCCTTTGACGGGCTTTGCAAAAGTATCGTATGCAGTTACAACATTATTCGGCAATGCCAATTCAACTGGCTCTTACTATCCTGATTTAACCTTGAACTATGACACTGGCTTTTGGGGTATTACTGCAAACGGACATGTTGGTTATCAATTTGTAGCCGGCAATCAACAAAAAACAGGTAGCTCATTCGGTCCTAATGCTATTTCAGTAGATGGTGTTAGTAACAACAATCTCTACACATATACGGATTGGAAGTTGGGTTTAACTAAAGACTTTGGAGGCGGCTTATCTGGTGCGATTGCTTACACGGGTACCAACGCTAAAACATATCAAGGAAATTATGCTTGGTATAGTCCGCAAGGCAAAAATAATGGTCGCTCTGCAGGTTTAATTTCCTTAACCAAAACTTTCTAA